The segment GCTGAACTGGTATTGAGGCATGGCAACCAAGGGATGGTGTATGGCAATTTTTTTCTCCACAACATGGGAGGTATTCGGGTGCGCGAAGGGCAAAATCATTTCATCTACAACAACTACTTTGAAGGCAACACACGCAGATCTATTCTGCTGCAAAATGAGTCTTCTGATCCACTGGATTATATCCATATATACTTCAACACCTTCGTCAACAGCGCCCAAGTAGAATTGGGCAATACTGGAGGAAGCAATGCTCCCAAAAACGTGGTCTTGGCCAACAACCTCTTTGCGCAACCCACTGATAAGTTGTTTGCAGTGGCTACAGGGAATGAAACCTGGATCGGAAATATTTCGGATGGTACATTGGGGATCGATCCTGTCACGGGTCTCTCAGCTATGAATCCATTGTTGGAAGAAAACGAATTTGACTTTCTTCAATTAGGCACTATCAGTCCAGCAATAGACGCTGGTCAAGCAGGTTTTCCTACTATTCCTACTTTTGAGGGTTTGGATATAGACAGTGAACTCTTGCTGGATATGATGAAGCAACCACGACCATCGGCCATCACTCAAAAAGATGTGGGAGCCAGTGAGTATAGCCAAGATGGAGTGCTACGACCCCATGCCACAGCGGGCAATACAGGTCCCTCCTACCTGTCTGATCAGAGGTTTTATGCCTTGTCTATAGAAGTCATCGGTAGCGGAACTATCCAACTAGATCCTCCATCAGGATTGTACACAGAAGGTACTACGGTCACAGTAAAGGCGATCCCAAGTGAAGGTGCGACATTTACCAACTGGACTGGAGGGATTTCCGGATCGGACAACCCACAGTCCTTGGTGATCGATCAAGACACCAAAATCACCGCTAACTTCACTGAGGTACCAGAGGTATTGGATACCCAAATGAGAATGGGTAACCATACGATCAGTCTGTATCCAAATCCTACTCACGACAAACTGAAACTGGAAATCAATGCATCTAGTAGGACAAGGATACAGATAGAAGTGTTGGGTTTTACAGGTCAGAAATCAGGACTCCAATGGGACAAATACCTGGAACCAGGTCAACACATATGGGAACTAGATATATCCAACCTAGCAACTGGGATGTACTTTGTCAATCTAAAACAGTATGATCTGCACAACCATGTAATGGATAGCAGTCGGGTGAAAATCATCAAGAAGTAATGCAAGTTTGAGGTGAGTTTTCACTTCGGTACAGGGTTCGTAAAAAAAACAAAGCCTGATGTGAATGCATCAGGCTTTGTTGTATGAGCTTATCAATCAGTTGATAAAGCTTAATTCTTATTGATCTTTAATAGTTTGAAGCCATTTTGAGTATAGACATGCACCAAGTACATGTTTGCTGTATAGCCAGTGATGTCTATGCTATCTGTAGACGAACCGTTGAGATTTTTGGTCAGTACCAATTGTCCACCTAGGTCATAGATCTTGGCATAGGTGAGCTGCTCGCCTTCTGCATGGATGTTGAGTAGACCCGTCGTAGGGTTAGGATACATGACTAGCTCTACGTCAGGTGAATCAAGACTGCTCAAGGCAATCGGATCGATTGGCTCAACGATAGGTTCTTCCTCTGTGGTCTCCTCGACTGTCACACCAAATGTAGTAGTAGCAGACAATAACCCCTTATCTGTAGCCGTTAATGTGATTGTCACTGCTCCCTCACTATGTCCAGATATGGTCAAGATAGACCCCTCCAAAGACACGGTTACCACAGATTCGTCACTGCTCGTAGCTACTAGAGTCAATACATCTCCATCTGCATCAGCAAATACACCCGTTAGGTCTACATCTACTGAGACAACGCCCTCACCTAGATTCGTATCCAAAACTGTATTGACTAGGTAAGGAGTAAAGTTGATGTTGCCCGGTGATGCGGTATTTGGGATGCCAAAATCTGCATTGGTTGCTATGGTTTGACCCGCACCACTGGCATTGCCTACCGCACTGAATGCGTCCAATACCACATCGTAGGATTGACCATCATTCAACTCGGTAGTAGGGTATGTCGCTACATCGGTGGACTTGTACTGGTATGGGTCGCCTACCCAGAGGGTGACAGCATCTCCACCTGCACCTAGACCAGCGCCATCTGTCCATCCGATCGCAAATTGAGAAACATCCAAAATGGGACTCCACACTGTTTCAAAATCAGCGATGGCTGATTGTTGCTCAATCATCACGATTACACTCTTACCCACAGGGATGGATTCAATACCACGAATCAAAGTAGCCTTGTCTTTATCTTCAGAGTCATCATCATAGTACAACGCTGGATCAATTGTACTGTTCCAATCCACAGATCCCGTATTGGTGATTTCAAACCAATCGGCTGTCAAATCATCTCCCTCTTGTCCTGAGAAAATCTCGGTAATCTTCAACTCCACAAAGAGCGCATCTTGTAGTACAACTGCTCCGTTTCCTGGTGAGCCAATATTAGGTACATCAAGATCATTTATAGCCATCGTCCTTACCACGCCTTTGCTATAATCCACTTCACTGAATGCATTCTTTTCGACATCAAAAGTCTTACCATCAAACAACTCAGTGTCTGGATAGGCTGCTAGGTCT is part of the Reichenbachiella agarivorans genome and harbors:
- a CDS encoding chondroitinase-B domain-containing protein is translated as MKTLNRTLAIMLVSILTAWPTFAQSNKRFVTSQAEFDAALNASVAGDSIVWKSGIYSHVSMDIDKDGVIVTAEVSGEVSMTGASRVEIPADGVTLSGIQFLSGDIKTAHVIVIDGSDVLVTEINIKDYTSYKYLIIDELSQRVTVSHCNFENRLNLDDQNILSILVDATQPGYHTIQFCSFKNFAGSGGDMGIEPIRIGVSTQSKFISRSVVEYCYFTACDGDGEIISNKAAQNVFRYNTFENNTKAELVLRHGNQGMVYGNFFLHNMGGIRVREGQNHFIYNNYFEGNTRRSILLQNESSDPLDYIHIYFNTFVNSAQVELGNTGGSNAPKNVVLANNLFAQPTDKLFAVATGNETWIGNISDGTLGIDPVTGLSAMNPLLEENEFDFLQLGTISPAIDAGQAGFPTIPTFEGLDIDSELLLDMMKQPRPSAITQKDVGASEYSQDGVLRPHATAGNTGPSYLSDQRFYALSIEVIGSGTIQLDPPSGLYTEGTTVTVKAIPSEGATFTNWTGGISGSDNPQSLVIDQDTKITANFTEVPEVLDTQMRMGNHTISLYPNPTHDKLKLEINASSRTRIQIEVLGFTGQKSGLQWDKYLEPGQHIWELDISNLATGMYFVNLKQYDLHNHVMDSSRVKIIKK